A DNA window from Streptomyces sp. 71268 contains the following coding sequences:
- a CDS encoding DUF317 domain-containing protein, with protein sequence MRHPRPDGQDPYQEVLVSPRYLAGSNGNGEAGFAPVAHWPHHHLDDGPCQLLVTSPDQRVRIGWFGDDFELWKITAAQDALSAPRWTATFNHVTPAEIVAGLTTALAHDYAEADPYEDDALFLTNPPHRWSDAVRPLTDAGWTRDGGAERGTVEIIAPDGQAGILIDNRRSRPDGEAVEL encoded by the coding sequence ATGCGCCACCCGCGCCCCGACGGCCAGGACCCCTACCAAGAAGTCCTGGTCAGCCCCCGCTACCTGGCCGGCTCTAACGGGAACGGCGAAGCCGGCTTCGCCCCCGTCGCCCACTGGCCACACCACCACCTCGACGACGGGCCCTGCCAGCTCCTGGTGACCTCGCCCGACCAGCGGGTCCGTATCGGCTGGTTCGGTGACGACTTCGAACTGTGGAAGATCACCGCGGCCCAGGACGCCCTCTCCGCTCCCCGCTGGACAGCCACCTTCAACCACGTCACCCCAGCCGAGATCGTCGCCGGCCTCACCACCGCCCTCGCCCACGACTACGCCGAAGCCGACCCCTACGAGGACGACGCTCTCTTCCTGACGAACCCGCCGCACCGATGGTCCGACGCCGTTCGGCCCCTAACAGATGCCGGCTGGACCCGCGACGGCGGTGCCGAGCGGGGTACCGTCGAGATCATCGCCCCGGACGGACAGGCAGGCATCCTCATCGACAACCGCCGCTCCCGCCCGGACGGTGAGGCCGTAGAACTCTGA
- a CDS encoding winged helix-turn-helix transcriptional regulator: protein MALAHPYPNHLASPLAPADPSPKGRPPMPTPTQPSDASLSSLDAQHVEDTLSRIAPKWTTWSTQTLAHHGPLRTRELAAHLPFVHETALSRRLGQMHADGLVTRAGDSQRSPYQLSALGAALSPVHRALSDWSQHHLSLGTVADAERVEDALRRLHLRHSTAVIQVLGTGGPTRFVHIAEEVGLYPSLARHRINRLQLDGLVTRVGPRHGDPYALTDAGQALGPVYTAVERWSNLTTERLSTPPASARSAAQSHSRVPLGAGDVRTAAALRRSTVVPSAVFSHPPQPQPRVPAAVIHQSAPSRGR, encoded by the coding sequence ATGGCCCTCGCGCACCCGTACCCGAACCACCTAGCAAGCCCTCTCGCTCCCGCTGACCCTTCGCCGAAAGGACGCCCCCCCATGCCCACCCCCACGCAGCCCTCCGACGCATCGCTCAGCTCCCTCGACGCTCAACACGTTGAGGACACGCTGTCTCGCATAGCACCGAAATGGACCACCTGGTCGACGCAGACCCTGGCACACCACGGCCCGCTGCGCACGCGTGAACTCGCCGCACATCTCCCGTTCGTCCACGAGACGGCCCTCAGCCGACGCCTGGGGCAGATGCATGCCGATGGCTTGGTCACCCGAGCAGGCGACAGCCAGCGCTCTCCCTACCAGCTAAGCGCCCTCGGCGCGGCGCTGTCTCCAGTTCACCGGGCTCTCTCGGACTGGTCTCAGCACCATCTGTCGCTGGGCACGGTTGCCGATGCCGAGCGCGTCGAGGACGCTCTGCGCCGACTTCACCTGCGGCATTCGACCGCTGTCATTCAAGTCCTCGGTACTGGAGGTCCCACGCGGTTCGTCCACATCGCCGAGGAGGTCGGCCTGTACCCGAGCCTCGCCCGGCATCGGATCAACCGGCTTCAACTCGACGGCCTGGTCACCCGCGTCGGACCACGCCACGGCGACCCCTACGCCCTGACCGACGCCGGGCAGGCGCTGGGCCCCGTCTACACAGCCGTCGAGCGCTGGAGCAACCTCACCACAGAGAGGCTTTCGACTCCCCCGGCTTCCGCCAGGTCGGCGGCGCAATCTCACTCCCGCGTGCCGCTGGGAGCCGGTGACGTGCGTACGGCAGCGGCCCTGCGGCGGAGCACCGTCGTACCGAGCGCCGTCTTCAGTCACCCACCACAGCCTCAACCGCGAGTGCCGGCGGCTGTCATCCATCAATCCGCCCCCAGCCGGGGCCGGTAG
- a CDS encoding large ATP-binding protein: MNSHDPTERPGAHLVAEQLGVTDPYTLNIAYRPGDPLYRAATHVIGAAHELDELHNRVSHAARATLEVLEPVARGEFTGAPDAYEPVRSAVRQVEQLASRQNRAYERLTEVIFVYRRLLPEANAAQPSREEVRGHGRSDVWAVAGERGLDALRAVEAGELRFHRSAVYGYAYLSDGHGQRPNPGVWPETVQQLVTEGLLEQDTRESIYRPGQLLSLTALGQAALRDARTTQPRVFAALSRSNAPSHHAATGDGPRAPVPEPPSKPSRSR, translated from the coding sequence GTGAACTCCCACGATCCCACCGAGCGGCCCGGCGCCCATCTCGTCGCCGAGCAGCTCGGCGTCACAGACCCCTACACCCTGAACATCGCCTATCGGCCGGGCGACCCGCTGTACCGCGCCGCCACGCACGTCATCGGGGCCGCCCACGAACTCGACGAGTTGCACAACCGCGTGTCGCACGCGGCCCGTGCCACCCTCGAAGTGCTCGAACCCGTCGCACGCGGCGAGTTCACCGGCGCACCTGACGCGTACGAGCCTGTGCGGTCCGCAGTGCGGCAGGTCGAGCAGCTGGCCTCGCGACAGAACAGGGCCTACGAGCGCCTCACCGAGGTGATCTTCGTGTACCGCCGTCTCCTCCCCGAGGCGAACGCTGCCCAGCCCTCACGCGAGGAGGTTCGCGGTCACGGTCGAAGCGATGTCTGGGCCGTTGCCGGCGAGCGCGGGCTCGATGCCCTGCGTGCGGTGGAGGCAGGTGAACTGCGTTTCCACCGCAGTGCGGTCTACGGCTACGCCTATCTCTCCGACGGGCACGGCCAACGTCCCAACCCGGGCGTGTGGCCCGAAACCGTCCAGCAACTGGTCACCGAAGGGCTGCTGGAACAGGACACGCGCGAGAGTATCTACCGGCCCGGACAGCTCCTGTCGCTCACCGCGCTGGGCCAGGCCGCCCTGCGCGACGCTCGCACGACGCAGCCCCGCGTCTTCGCCGCCCTCAGTCGCAGCAACGCGCCTTCGCACCACGCCGCCACCGGCGATGGCCCTCGCGCACCCGTACCCGAACCACCTAGCAAGCCCTCTCGCTCCCGCTGA
- a CDS encoding glycosyl hydrolase — MSHALDLRLDDLVVADAASRQAEQAFWPQDLTVLAEHHSGPDRAHSYVVAYDRSITWGLPGQPQIAAIKVARDLAQATYTLEMAYHATVPFAQNWLIERGCRAEPISALDGDLMQPADDRTVRVEQQIRDSGTRYEVLGSWTSDFAPCETWTLTRDSDSEQAPIRLFLQEGDFDTHSYTVHEGAFPDEERARRWLDERSGPLPQPPEYCGEAAGHRARAALRRSPGVAALPKAGPDAHQAPSPGTAQRPGSGRSL, encoded by the coding sequence ATGAGCCATGCACTCGACCTTCGCCTCGACGACCTCGTGGTCGCCGACGCGGCCTCCCGGCAGGCGGAGCAGGCGTTTTGGCCGCAGGACCTGACCGTCCTGGCAGAGCACCACAGCGGCCCCGACCGCGCCCACAGTTATGTCGTCGCGTACGACCGGTCGATCACCTGGGGTCTGCCAGGGCAGCCGCAGATCGCCGCGATCAAGGTCGCGCGCGACCTGGCCCAGGCCACCTACACCCTGGAGATGGCGTACCACGCCACGGTGCCGTTCGCGCAGAACTGGCTGATCGAACGCGGGTGCCGCGCCGAGCCGATCTCCGCGCTCGACGGCGATCTGATGCAGCCGGCCGATGACCGCACCGTCCGGGTCGAGCAGCAAATCCGCGACTCGGGCACCCGGTATGAGGTCCTGGGGAGTTGGACCTCGGACTTCGCGCCGTGTGAGACGTGGACGCTGACGCGGGACTCCGACAGCGAACAGGCGCCGATTCGCCTCTTCCTGCAGGAAGGGGACTTCGACACCCACTCCTACACGGTGCACGAAGGCGCCTTCCCTGACGAGGAGAGGGCTCGTCGCTGGTTGGACGAGCGCAGTGGGCCCCTGCCGCAGCCGCCGGAGTACTGCGGTGAGGCCGCCGGCCACCGGGCCCGTGCCGCGCTCCGTCGATCGCCCGGGGTCGCCGCGCTCCCCAAGGCCGGCCCCGATGCCCACCAAGCGCCGTCGCCTGGAACTGCTCAGCGGCCGGGTTCCGGGAGGTCGCTGTGA
- a CDS encoding DUF4913 domain-containing protein produces MSDTSPPTPDQEPFRVPDGDLDDLASTLAKTMAEVRQHGVILDRLGSEPPPAATATEAAGPAPIPESVDAEGEDEGPASVFIVALGGEAYAAEIAALTDWVNYLFLPVYGREISSTRPWCAQWHEHPEAVARLHALWLAWQQLTDTEAGLAGPATWHRDHLDHTLAHLRAPDGPFAACTTSPSRPHHRVLATPAPQPLTAEGAA; encoded by the coding sequence GCGTCCCCGACGGGGATCTCGACGACCTCGCCAGCACCCTCGCCAAGACCATGGCCGAGGTCAGGCAGCACGGCGTCATCCTCGACCGCCTCGGCTCCGAACCGCCACCCGCAGCCACCGCCACTGAAGCGGCCGGCCCCGCTCCGATCCCGGAATCGGTTGACGCCGAGGGCGAGGACGAAGGACCTGCTTCGGTGTTCATCGTCGCCCTGGGTGGGGAGGCGTACGCGGCGGAGATCGCCGCGCTCACCGACTGGGTGAACTACCTGTTCCTGCCCGTGTACGGCCGGGAGATCAGCAGCACGCGCCCATGGTGCGCGCAGTGGCACGAGCACCCGGAGGCCGTCGCCCGGCTGCACGCGCTCTGGCTCGCCTGGCAGCAACTCACCGACACCGAAGCTGGCTTGGCCGGCCCCGCGACCTGGCATCGCGATCACCTGGACCACACGCTGGCGCACCTGCGGGCTCCGGACGGACCGTTCGCCGCGTGCACCACCAGCCCGAGCCGGCCCCACCACCGAGTGCTGGCCACCCCCGCGCCCCAGCCGCTCACGGCGGAGGGGGCGGCATGA